A genomic window from Macaca mulatta isolate MMU2019108-1 chromosome 19, T2T-MMU8v2.0, whole genome shotgun sequence includes:
- the LHB gene encoding lutropin subunit beta precursor: MEMLQGLLLWLLLSMGGARASREPLRPLCRPINATLAAEKEACPVCITVNTSICAGYCPTMMRVLQAALLPLPQVVCTYREVRFDSIQLPGCLPGVDPVVSFPVALSCRCGPCHRSTSDCGGPKDHPLTCDHPQLPGLLFL; encoded by the exons ATGGAGATGCTCCAG GGgctgctgctgtggctgctgctgagcatgggCGGGGCACGGGCATCCAGGGAGCCGCTGCGGCCACTGTGCCGCCCCATCAATGCCACCCTGGCTGCCGAGAAGGAGGCCTGCCCCGTGTGCATCACCGTCAACACCAGCATCTGTGCCGGCTACTGCCCCACCATG ATGCGGGTGCTGCAGGCGGCCCTGCTGCCCCTGCCCCAGGTGGTGTGCACCTACCGCGAGGTGCGCTTCGACTCCATCCAGCTCCCTGGCTGCCTGCCTGGCGTGGACCCCGTGGTCTCCTTCCCTGTGGCTCTCAGCTGTCGTTGTGGACCCTGCCACCGCAGCACCTCTGACTGCGGGGGTCCCAAGGACCACCCTTTGACTTGTGACCACCCCCAACTCCCAGGCCTCCTCTTCCTCTAA
- the LHB gene encoding lutropin subunit beta isoform X1 — protein MGGPGHGAAVSDWAEAVSLSQGLLLWLLLSMGGARASREPLRPLCRPINATLAAEKEACPVCITVNTSICAGYCPTMMRVLQAALLPLPQVVCTYREVRFDSIQLPGCLPGVDPVVSFPVALSCRCGPCHRSTSDCGGPKDHPLTCDHPQLPGLLFL, from the exons ATGGGAGGGCCAGGGCACGGGGCTGCGGTCTCAGACTGGGCTGAAGCAGTGTCCTTGTCCCAGGGgctgctgctgtggctgctgctgagcatgggCGGGGCACGGGCATCCAGGGAGCCGCTGCGGCCACTGTGCCGCCCCATCAATGCCACCCTGGCTGCCGAGAAGGAGGCCTGCCCCGTGTGCATCACCGTCAACACCAGCATCTGTGCCGGCTACTGCCCCACCATG ATGCGGGTGCTGCAGGCGGCCCTGCTGCCCCTGCCCCAGGTGGTGTGCACCTACCGCGAGGTGCGCTTCGACTCCATCCAGCTCCCTGGCTGCCTGCCTGGCGTGGACCCCGTGGTCTCCTTCCCTGTGGCTCTCAGCTGTCGTTGTGGACCCTGCCACCGCAGCACCTCTGACTGCGGGGGTCCCAAGGACCACCCTTTGACTTGTGACCACCCCCAACTCCCAGGCCTCCTCTTCCTCTAA